From a region of the Corallococcus coralloides DSM 2259 genome:
- a CDS encoding response regulator, with product MGKRPTVLVLNGSEDLIEALEEVLDEAGFQTKGVRVQDVIRGPLDFATLVRETAPAVIVYDISVPFALSWHAFQKLAAHPAAAGIPFVLTTTNREGAQEYTGPDVIELLLKPYDIDQFTRAVAQAAQRGAVSASVQ from the coding sequence ATGGGAAAACGACCCACCGTGCTGGTGCTCAACGGGAGTGAAGATCTCATCGAAGCGCTGGAAGAGGTCCTCGATGAGGCGGGCTTCCAGACGAAGGGCGTGCGCGTGCAGGACGTCATCCGCGGCCCCCTGGACTTCGCCACGCTGGTGCGGGAGACGGCGCCAGCGGTCATCGTCTACGACATCAGCGTGCCCTTCGCCCTGAGCTGGCACGCGTTCCAGAAGCTGGCCGCGCACCCGGCCGCCGCGGGCATCCCCTTCGTGCTCACCACCACCAACCGCGAGGGCGCGCAGGAATACACCGGTCCGGATGTCATCGAGTTGCTGTTGAAGCCCTATGACATCGACCAATTCACCCGGGCGGTGGCACAGGCGGCGCAGCGGGGG
- a CDS encoding sensor histidine kinase produces the protein MKPTLLLVEAPDPHRELLSLAFQGQGWRVLLAAGVEPGVQALVESPPVHLVLAAGALLASAAGRLDALREALAASGAPLWVEAPPAEQDALRRSGLPVAGFLAPGMSLGARVEAVRQALPREAREAGDRRAGLRVLVAEDDPVYRKLLQLALAPFRFEIMEAEDGLSALELARRHPPDIVLADVLMPRLDGFRLCLALRQDPKLARVPVILTHATSPDELDLRMAANVGANGFVRRAQGDDELVATLLRESRAEGPAPAPVPGEFSTETHLYAMVRQLERRVGLLEQAERTARESEERYRLVVAGSYDGVWDWDVRNQRMYWSPRLLEMLGLKPEDFPGTSEAFLARVHPEDRDAVASALALHLEQGAPYDVSFRLRHEAGGYRSCVSRGRAIRDAQGRPVRMAGIIGDVTEQLRLYREAREAVRVRDEFLAVAAHELRTPLAALRLRVQGTAAALKHERQVAPERLERALVAADRQVQRLADLVEGLLDVSQMQSHAPRLNLEDVDLGQVVRDVVVRWEEMAARAGCLLVVRDVASAVGHWDALRLGQVVTHLLVNAVKFGPGKPVELEVRADKDTAWLVVRDHGIGIAPDRVDGLFRRFERAVPTRNYGGLGLGLYRLHRIVEAHGGEVSVTSTLGQGATFRVRLPRAGPLVGHA, from the coding sequence ATGAAGCCCACCCTGCTGCTCGTCGAAGCCCCGGATCCCCACCGGGAGCTCCTGTCCCTGGCGTTCCAGGGGCAGGGTTGGCGGGTGCTGTTGGCGGCGGGGGTGGAGCCAGGGGTGCAGGCGCTTGTCGAGTCCCCGCCGGTGCACCTGGTGCTGGCGGCGGGGGCGCTGCTGGCCTCGGCGGCGGGGCGGTTGGACGCGCTGCGTGAGGCGCTGGCCGCGTCCGGTGCGCCCCTCTGGGTGGAGGCGCCGCCGGCCGAGCAGGACGCCTTGCGGCGGTCGGGCCTTCCGGTGGCGGGGTTCCTCGCGCCGGGGATGTCGCTGGGGGCTCGGGTGGAGGCGGTGCGTCAGGCCCTGCCGCGGGAGGCACGGGAGGCGGGGGACCGCCGGGCCGGGCTGCGGGTGCTGGTGGCGGAGGACGACCCCGTCTACCGCAAGCTCCTGCAGCTGGCGCTGGCACCCTTCCGCTTCGAGATCATGGAGGCGGAGGACGGTCTGTCCGCGCTGGAGCTGGCACGGAGGCACCCGCCGGACATCGTGCTGGCGGACGTGCTGATGCCCCGGCTGGACGGCTTCCGGCTGTGCCTGGCCCTGCGCCAGGACCCCAAGCTCGCGCGCGTGCCGGTCATCCTCACGCACGCCACGTCGCCGGACGAGCTGGACCTGCGCATGGCGGCCAACGTGGGGGCCAACGGCTTCGTGCGGCGCGCGCAGGGGGATGACGAGCTGGTGGCCACGCTGCTGCGCGAGTCCCGCGCGGAGGGGCCCGCGCCCGCGCCCGTGCCCGGCGAGTTCTCCACGGAGACGCACCTGTACGCGATGGTGCGCCAGCTGGAGCGGCGGGTGGGACTGCTGGAGCAGGCCGAGCGCACCGCGCGCGAGAGCGAGGAGCGCTACCGGCTGGTGGTGGCCGGCTCCTATGACGGTGTGTGGGATTGGGACGTGCGCAACCAGCGCATGTACTGGAGCCCGCGCCTGCTGGAGATGCTGGGGCTCAAGCCGGAGGACTTCCCGGGGACCTCCGAGGCCTTCCTCGCGCGGGTGCACCCGGAGGACCGGGACGCGGTGGCGTCCGCGCTGGCGCTGCACCTGGAGCAGGGCGCGCCGTATGACGTGTCCTTCCGGCTGAGGCACGAGGCCGGGGGCTACCGCTCGTGCGTGAGCCGGGGCCGGGCCATCCGCGACGCGCAGGGCCGGCCGGTGCGCATGGCGGGCATCATCGGCGACGTGACGGAGCAGCTGCGGCTGTACCGCGAGGCGCGCGAGGCGGTGCGCGTGCGGGACGAGTTCCTGGCGGTGGCCGCGCACGAGTTGCGCACGCCCCTGGCCGCGCTGCGGCTGCGCGTGCAGGGCACGGCGGCGGCGCTGAAGCACGAGCGGCAGGTGGCGCCGGAGCGGCTGGAGCGCGCGCTGGTGGCGGCGGACCGGCAGGTGCAGCGGCTGGCGGACCTGGTGGAGGGGCTGCTGGACGTGTCGCAGATGCAGAGCCACGCGCCCCGGCTGAACCTGGAGGACGTGGACCTGGGGCAGGTGGTGCGGGACGTGGTGGTGCGCTGGGAGGAGATGGCGGCGCGCGCGGGGTGCCTGCTGGTGGTGCGCGACGTGGCGTCCGCGGTGGGCCACTGGGACGCGCTGCGGCTGGGGCAGGTGGTGACGCACCTCTTGGTGAACGCGGTGAAGTTCGGTCCGGGCAAGCCCGTGGAGCTGGAGGTCCGGGCGGACAAGGACACGGCCTGGCTGGTGGTGAGGGACCACGGCATCGGCATCGCGCCGGACCGGGTGGATGGCCTCTTCCGCCGATTCGAGCGCGCGGTGCCCACGCGCAACTACGGCGGGTTGGGGCTGGGGCTGTACCGCCTGCACCGCATCGTGGAGGCACACGGCGGGGAGGTGTCGGTGACGAGCACCCTGGGACAGGGGGCCACCTTCCGGGTGCGGCTGCCTCGCGCGGGGCCTCTGGTGGGCCACGCCTGA
- a CDS encoding Fur family transcriptional regulator encodes MGAKKVTAQEKLTGFQDRIRAAGLRSTAPRVAVLRKLETATAPMSHADLVEELGGEGYDRVTIYRNLTDLTEAGLVVRADLGDHVWRFELKRAGATEHTNNHPHFTCTDCGTVACLPEESVRLTTARGVPRAVSQRAVEVQLRGLCDRCE; translated from the coding sequence ATGGGTGCCAAGAAAGTCACGGCGCAGGAGAAGCTGACCGGGTTCCAGGACCGGATTCGCGCCGCGGGGCTGCGCAGCACCGCCCCCCGCGTGGCCGTGCTGCGCAAGCTGGAGACCGCCACCGCCCCCATGAGCCACGCGGACCTGGTGGAGGAGCTGGGCGGCGAGGGCTACGACCGCGTCACCATCTACCGCAACCTCACCGACCTCACCGAGGCCGGCCTCGTCGTGCGCGCCGACCTGGGCGACCACGTCTGGCGCTTCGAGCTCAAGCGCGCTGGCGCCACCGAGCACACCAACAACCACCCCCACTTCACCTGCACCGACTGCGGCACCGTCGCCTGCCTCCCCGAGGAGTCCGTGCGCCTCACCACCGCCCGGGGCGTCCCCCGCGCCGTGTCGCAGCGCGCCGTGGAAGTGCAGCTGCGCGGTCTCTGCGACCGCTGCGAGTAG
- a CDS encoding response regulator transcription factor: MEAHHTLLVVDDDMDIRDALQDALELEGYAVQLAADGLEALERLRSSEPRPQLILLDLMMPRMDGIAFREALRHERACSDIPVVVASADLDVRDTVDGMGVAGYLRKPLDLSALLTTVKQLCLPV, translated from the coding sequence ATGGAAGCCCATCACACGTTGCTGGTCGTCGACGACGACATGGACATCCGGGATGCGCTCCAGGACGCGCTGGAGCTGGAGGGCTACGCCGTGCAGCTGGCGGCGGACGGGCTGGAGGCGCTGGAGCGGCTGCGCTCGTCGGAGCCCCGGCCACAGCTCATCCTCCTGGACCTGATGATGCCGCGCATGGACGGCATCGCGTTCCGCGAGGCGCTGCGCCACGAGCGCGCGTGCTCGGACATCCCGGTGGTGGTGGCCAGCGCGGACCTGGACGTGCGCGACACGGTGGATGGCATGGGCGTGGCGGGCTACCTGCGCAAGCCCCTGGACCTGTCCGCGCTGCTCACCACCGTGAAGCAGCTGTGCCTGCCTGTCTGA